The genomic DNA CCTACACGCAAACCTCTCAGCGTTCGGGCGAGATTCAACAACTGCACGCCGCCGTGCAGCAGGAGACCGCCCGTGTGGCCACCCTGCAGTCGGAGCTGCAACAGCGTGAACAGACCATCGGCACGCTCAAGTCGGAGATCGAGCAACGGACCACGGAGGTCGCGGAACTTCGCGACCAAATGCTGCAGCGGGAAGCGGAGTTGGACGATGCGCACACCCAGCTGACCCAGAACGAATCCTCCCTTCAACGCCTGGCCAGGCAGAATGAGGAATTTGCCGGACTGTTCAAGAACCCCTCGTCAAAAGTCGTGTCGCTGGCCGGGTCCGACATGGCCAAATCAGCAGGCGCCTTCCTGCTATTCGACCCGTCAACCAAGAAAGCCTGGCTCTATGCGTACAATCTGCCGGCCTTACCGAGCGGCAAGGTGTACCAGCTCTGGGCCATCGACGACAAACCGGTGAGCGCGGGCATCTTCGGACTGGATGCGGGCCTGAAAGCCCGTATGCTCATCAGGAATATGACCGAATTTTCACGGATGAAAAAATTCGCCGTGACCGTGGAACCGGACGGCGGACGCCCGGAACCCACGGGCGCGATTTATTTGATCGGGCAGATCTGACCGGCCGGTGACTCGACCTTCCGCTCACGCCTCCTCTCCCGGTGCCATTCCACACACAGAACGTGCTAGCATGCAGGCGCTCTATCGACTGCCGTAGCGTTCAGCCCCTGACAGGATTCATCCGACGACACGATGCTCCCCCTCGACGATCTCGATACCCGCTTCATGCAACAAGCCCTGACACTCGCGCGTTCGGCGCCGTTGATCGGTGAAGTGCCGATCGCCGCGTTATTGGTACATGAGGGCATCGTGATTGCTCAAGCCCACAATCTCAGGGAAACCAGGCAGGACCCGACGGCTCATGCGGAAGTGATCGTGATTCAAGACGCAGCCCGGCATATGGGGAGCTGGCGACTCATCGACACGACCCTCTATGTCACGCTGGAACCCTGCACGATGTGCATCGGCGCCATCGTGCTCGCTCGCATAGCGCGGCTGGTCTTCGCGGCCACCGATCCCAAAGCCGGCGCCTGCGGATCCATCATGAATATTCCCCCTGAGCCGCGACTGAACCACCGCGTGGAGGTCGTCGGAGGAGTCTGTGCTGAAGAGAGTCAGACGTTGTTACAGGACTTCTTTCGGCAGCTGAGAAAAGACGCAGCCCGGCGGGAGATCACCTAACGAAACAGATCTGTACTCGAATCACACATTCGAACCTGCCAGGCTTGGCCTTCAACGGCGAGCGCCCCGGAGACGTCATCGGCCAATGAGAGGGACTGCACCTGCCAGTTCGTATCGAGGGCTCCGGAGTCGGTCATCCGCACATGAGCGAGCGGCGACCCGTCATCGAATAGGATCTCGAATCGATCCAGCCCGAGAGACAACCCCACCCCACGCCCTTTGAGATAGGCCTCCTTCGCCGTCCAAGAGCGATAGAACAATCGCTGTTGCGCGTCCCCCTGTGCCTGAATAATCTGCTGCGCTTCCCCTGCCGCAAAAAACCGCTCCGCGAGCTTGAGCGCATCCACGTCCGGCGTGCGCACCTCTACATCCACGCCGACGGCCCGGCCGGCTGCCACCGCCACCACGGCATACGCCCCTGAATGGGAAAGGCTGAATTGGATATCCTGCACGGCACAGGACTGACCGCTCAGAGCCGGCTTGCCATGGGCTCCGGTTGCAAACTCAATCTGCGTGGCTTCTCTGCCGACGTAGCGGGCCAGAATGGCGCGCAGCAAACCGTGCGACAGGATAAACCGGTGACGATCCCGCTCGAAGGCAAACCGGGCCGCGCGGGTCTGTTCATCACGCGAGAGCAGGGCGGCAAGGGCGGCGCGTCGGCCGTCATGCCGGGCAAGACGGCAGAACCAGACATGCACATCCTCCCGGCTCAGAGCGGGCGACGGCGAAGAATCTCTGGAGGGAATCAGCAATCCGGACATGGGTTGAGATACACGAGGCGCAGACCCTGCGTTACGCCGAGGAGCGGATCACCGGCTTGAACACCGGGGTCGCTCGGTGCGAGCCGGTTGAAGCGGTCGAGTTCGGAATTTCCAGGATCTTGCCTTCGTCCAGTTTTAGCACGCGGTCGCCCACATGGAAATACCGGTCGTCATGGGTGACCACGATGACACCTTTTCCTCGCGCCCGCAACTCCGGCAAGAGCTCACCGTAAAAAACTTCCTTGTACTGTGGATCCTGATCGGCCGCCCATTCGTCGAACACATAAAACGGTCGATCTTCCAGCATGGCCGTCACGAGAGCGAGGCGCTTCCGTTGGCCCTGTGACAGGTTGATCGTCGAATACTCGCCGTCGCGGATCGTGACCTTGTGTTGAATCCGGAGCGTCTTCAACCAGCCCTCCGCCTGACTCTCAATCAGCGCCGGATCGAGCCCCAACAGTTTCTTGAACAGGTAGAAATCGGAGAACACCGCCGCAAAATGCTGCCGGTACCAGTCCTGGGTCGCGGGCGTGATCGCCTCGCCGTTCAGCCTGACCTCCCCCTGTTGCGGAAGGTACAGTCCGGTGAGCACTTTCACAAAGGTCGACTTCCCGCTGCCGTTTCCCCCGATGATAAAAACCAACTCGCCGGTCCGGACCGTCACATTCAACGGCCCGAGGCTGAACGACCGCTCATCCTCGCCTTTCGGTTCATACGAAAAACACGCCTCTGAGAACTCCAGGGATTGCGTGCCGTGAATCACCGCGCGCTCCGCTCCGCCCTCTCGACCGCCTTCTCCCAATGCCAGCCCCAAAGATTCGATCTTCTCCAACGCCACCTGGCCGCGGCTCAGGGTGGGCACCATCCCGAGCAGACCCCACATCGGGCCGATCATGTAGAGCATCGCAAACGCATATCCTGTCAGAGCCTCCCCCGACAACGACAACAATCTGGGAAAGAGCAGGAGAATGACCCCGATCAATCCGTAGAAAAGCACCTGCGTCCAGGAGTCGGTGGTGAGGTATTGCTTCGTCGTCACCAGGTTGTGATGGCGGAGCGCTTCGGCAGCCTGCCGGATATCCGAATCGACGAACGTTTCTCGACGCCCGCGATGCAACATCAGCTCCTTCATGCCTTCCGTCAGACTGCGAAAATGCTCGAAGAGGACCCCTTTCGCATCGCGCACCGCCAGCGACGACCGGAGCACCCGGTTATACAGCTGCCGGTACCCGAGCAGTCCGAACACGGCCAGAAGAACCACGCCGAGGAACGCCTGCCACGAGAGCCACGCGAGATAGAGTGAGCAGCCGGCAAGGATCGCGACATTGATCGCCAGGCCCGGCAACCCGTTCACCGCCCAGGCCATGGCATTCGTGTCATCCGTCAGCGTCGCCAGGATTTCATGCGCACCGCGGCGCTCCAGCGTGCGATAGGGTGCCCGCACCACTTTCCAACAGAGATCCATCCCGAGATTCAGGATGGTTTTCTGCGCGAAGGTGACAAGCAACAGTTGGGAGAGGTAGTTCGACACGACTTTCAGCACCGCCAGGCCGATGAAGGCCACGGCAAACAGCTCCGGGGTCGCCCCGGCGCCGTTGATGAGCTTGTTGATGACGGCGAGCAGGCCCACGCTGGACAGACCGGCCAACAGACCGGTCAGGACCATCAGTACCATCATGCTTCGGGCGTCGCGGAGCAGGAACAGGAGAAACCGATACATTTTCATCATGGTGAGGTGACTGCTGTCTCGTTGGCCTTAACCCGGACTATTCATGAATCCCTGCTCCGGCGTCCGATCCTGTCGCCCGGCGAGGCGGTTCTCGTTCGGCCTTCTCGACGGACTGCCAGTACGCCTGCGTCGGCCTCACGTGCGGGCAGCCTCGGCGGGCTTCCGTCATGAACGCCTTGCGACGGCATTCATGAATAATCCGGGTTAAGCGGCTCTTGAGGAAGGCCCTTTCCCCTGATCCTCCGATTTGTTCCGGAGCGTCGCCCAGGCTTCCTGCCAAAACGTCTTGAGATGGTGCGCCAACTCCTGCACATGCGGCGCGACAAATAACCGCCCCGAATCTTCGGCCGGCAGATAGATCGTACGGCTCATGCCCAGCGCGGATTCGCCGAAGACCAACCGCGTATCATCGCTGGAATTCGTCAGCGGATGTTTGGAGGCAATCACGTTCAAGACCTGTCCGCGGAACGGTTTCAAATCGTAACGCGCCACCGCATGGAAGGTGGCATAGGTCACCTGATCCTTGTACAGAAACTCGTCCTGATGCTCGGCCGCTTCGGTATGGTGCATGAGATTCCAAATCCGTTTCAACTTGCCTCTCCAGAACGACGGCCACTCCTGGATCGGCAGTCTCCGCATGAGACGAAGGTACGTCGTGATCTTCATCCACACAAATAGGATCGGCCAGAGCAGGTAGGGAGGTCGACTCCAATGCGTCAGGTAGGATCGCGGGTGCCAGGATTCCATGACAGCCAGAATCACCTGCTCTCCCTGCGCCATGAGCTGTTGGGCGATCTCATAGGCCGCCAGCCCGCCCGTGCAAGTTCCACCGATGAGGTACGGTCCATGCGGTTGAATCGACCGTATTTCCTCGATGTAATGCGCGGCCATCTCCTCCACGCGCATGAACGGTTTTTCTTTTCCGTCGAGTCCGCGGGCCTGCAGTCCATAAAACGGTTGGGCATCCCCGAGCAACTTGGCCAGGCGGGCAAATACGAGCACATTGCCGCCGACCCCCGGAACCGCAAAAAAGGGAGGATTTTTCCCCTCCGGTTGAATCGCGACCAACGACCGCCAGCGCACGGTGCACCCTTCGCCGGCCAGGACATCCGCCAATTGTTCGATCGTGGGCGCCTGAAAAAGTACCGCCATCGGCAGGCGGATGCTGAACGTCTGCTCGATGGCGCTGAACATCCGGAGCGCCAGCAGGGAATAGCCGCCCAGCGCGAAGAAGTTGTCGCGCACGCCGATGGGTGTGATTCCCAGGACCTGCTCCCAGATGGCCACCAACTGCAATTCAACTCGATTCCTGGGCTCAATCGGCTGGGCGCTGTCATGCACCGGCTCCGCCACCGGCGCTGGCAAGGCGCCACGATCCACCTTTCCATTCGACGTAAGAGGAAATTCGTTGAGCGGCACAATCGCCGCCGGCACCATATAATCCGGCACCATGTCTCGCAGGGCCCGTCGAAGCGCCTGCGGATCGCAACGGCGCCCTTCTCTCGCCACCACATAGGCCACCAGCCGCTTGTCTCCCGGTGCATCTTCCCGCACGATGACCACCGCTTGCTTCACCGTCGGATCGTCCGCCAGGACCGCCTCGATTTCTCCGAGTTCGATCCGGAACCCGCGTAGTTTGACCTGATAATCGATACGCCCGATATAATCCAACCGTCCGTCAGGCAGCCATTTGACCTGGTCACCCGTGCGGTAGAGCCGCTCGCCCGCCCGGAACGGACTGGAGACGAATCGCTCCGCCGTCAGCTGAGGAGCACCCCGGTATCCGCGCGCAAGCCCCATCCCGCCGATATACAGTTCACCCGGGATTCCCACCGGGACCGGTTCCCGGTTCAGATCCAACACATAGACCTGAGTATTCGCAATCGGCCGCCCGAGAGAAATCGTGCGTTCAGCAGTACGCACGCGCTCCAACGTCGACCAAATCGTCGTCTCCGTCGGTCCGTACACATTCCAGGCCGATCCCGCTCGGGCAAGCAGCTCCTGGGCTAATTCCCGCGGCAAGGCTTCCCCGCCGCACAGCACTTTGAGCTGTCGCCCCCCCTGCCATCCTGACTGCAACACCATCCGCCAGGTGGCAGGCGTCGCCTGCATCATGGTCACTGCGCCCTGATCAAGTTCGCGTTGCAGCCATGCTCCCTCCATCGCCTGAAGGCGACCGGCCAGAATAATGCGGGCCCCGACCAGCAACGGAAGATAGAGCTCCAAACCGGCGATATCGAACGACAGCGGCGTGATGGCCAACAGGACGTCCCGGCTGCCGATTCCCGGCTCCTGTTGCATGGAGTGGAGAAAATTGACCAGTGCGCGATGTTCGATCTCCACGCCTTTCGGCTGCCCGGTCGATCCCGAGGTGAACAGCACGTAGACGAGATGCTCGGGTTTCGCGAGGGGCTCAGGATTACACTCCGAATATCGTGTCAGTGACTCCGCCTCCCCGTCCAGACAGACCACCCGAAGCTGGTGTTGGGGAAGCCCTCCCAGGAGCGTCGAGTCTGTCACAAGCACCGCCGCGTGACTGGCTTCGACCATGGCCGCCAACCTGCGGATCGGCAATCCGGGAACCAGCGGCAGATAGGCGCCACCGGCCTTCATGACCGCCAGGAGACCGATCAGCAAATCGGGAGACCGTTCGAGAAACACCGGCACCACCACATCCGGGCCCACGCCCTGTTCCCGCAAGCGATGCGCCAGCCGATTCGCGCGCCGATTCAGTTCCCCATACGACAATTCAACGCCTTCACACACCACGGCGATCGCATCCGGAGTCCGGCCGACCTGCGCTTCAAATAGTTGCGGGAAACAGGTCTCTCGCTCCACCGGCCTGTCGGTCGCGTTCCATTCATGAAGGATCCGATGTTGTTCCTGTTCCGTGAGGATCGCCACACGTCCGACCTTCTCTTCCGGATGCTCCGCGATGACCTCCATGAATTGACGGTACTCCGCCAGCCAACGTTCGGCGGAGGTGCGGTCGAACAGGTCCGTGTTGAACTCCAGATAGGCTTTTCGCGAAGCCAACGGGTCGATCGACAAACCGAGATCGAGCTGTGCCGCACCCCGACTGACTTCATAAGGGGTCCACGACAGATGCTGAAACTCCGTCCGGGCGAAGGGGGTATTGGCGAAGTTGAACAGAACTTGTACCAGGGGCAACCCACCCTGGCTGCGATCCGGGCGCAGCTCTTCCACGAGCTTTTCAAACGGAATGTCCTGGTGCGCATAGGCATCGAGGGACAGATCTTTCACCTTCTGCAGTAATTCGCGGAAGGTCAGTTCCCCCGTGACATCCGTCCGCAACACCAGCGTATTCACGAACGTGCCGATCAAATCCTCAATCTCCAGCCGATTACGGTTCGCGATCGGCGTCCCGATCACCAGATCACGCTGCTGCGTGAGGCGATGCAGGAGGCCGAAGAATCCGGCCAGGAACACCATGTACAACGTGACGCCTTCGCGCACGCTGAGCTGCTTGAGGCGATTCACGAGCGCCCAGGACAGGTCGAGAGAGACCTGATCGCCCTTGAACGAATGGATGGGCAACCGCGGCCGATCGGCCGGCAAGGCGAGCACCGGCAGATCCGTGAGTTTGGATTTCCAGTGCGCGAGTTGCTCAGCCAACACCGAACCGGTCAGCCATATCCGTTGCCACTGGGCGAAATCGGCATACTGGATCGCGAGGTCCGGTTGAATCGCGACGGGTTTCCCCGCACAGAACGCGTTGTAGCACTTCACCAGTTCACGGGCGATCACGCCGTACGACCATTGATCGGAAATGATGTGGTGCGTGCTGACCACCAACACATGATCCTCTTCGCCCAATTGAACCAGCAGAACACGCAGCAACGGACCCTGCCCGAGGTCGAAAGGACGGCGCGCCTCGCCGGTCGCCAGTTCTAACGCCCGAGCCTCGCGCATCTCACGGGGCAACCCGCGCAGATCTTCTTCCACCCAGAGCGGATCCAACGAGGTATGAACAATCTGGCGCGCCTGACCATCCACCGTGGCAAAGGTCGTCCGGAGTGCGTCGTGGCGCCGCACCAGCTCAGCCACACCCCAACGCAACGCCGCCCGATTGAGCGGACCGTGCAAGCGCACGCTCGCCGGAATGTTGTAGGCGGCGCCGGTCGGCGACAACTGATAGAGAAACCACATCCGTTCCTGCGCAAACGACAGCGGCAAGGGCGCTCCTCCCGCCGCTTTGGTCATCATTCGTCCGTCCCGAGCCGCCTGCTGCGTTACGCCCTCCTGAGATCGCTTGATCACCTCAGCCAGTGTCGCGATGGTCGGCCGTTCGAACACTTGTCGCAGAGGCAGGACGACTCGGAAGAGGGCTTGGACTCTGGACACCAACTGTGTCGCCAGCAGCGAATGGCCCCCCAGCTCGAAGAAGTTGTCATGCACGCCGACATCCTTCACATGGAGGATTTCCCCCCAGATGTCGGCCAGCACTTGCTCTGTGGGCGTCCGTGGGGCGAGAAACTCAGACGTGAGATCGACCTTGCTCGCGCGACTGTCCGTAGCGACACGGAGCGCAGCGCGATCCACCTTGCCATTGACGGTCAGGGGAAGCGTCTCCATCTCGACAAACATCGAAGGAATCATGTGTGCGGGCAACTGGCTCCGCAGCTGTTCGCGCAGCTGCACCAGTCCCAGTCGGTTCTGCGGACGAGGGACCATAAAGGCGACGATCCGCTTATCGCCCGGCTGATCTTCCCGCACCTCAACCACCGCACGCTCGATGTCCGGGTGCCGATTCAGCACCGCCTCGATCTCTTCCAATTCGATCCGATAGCCGCGGATCTTGACCTGACGATCCACACGGCCGCGATAGTCGAGTTGCCCGTCAGGTCGCCAGCGCACCAGGTCGCCGGTCCGATACAGACGGGCTCCAGGAAGGCTTGAAAACGGATCGGGAATAAACTTCGCGTCAGTGAGTTCCGGTCGGCCACGATAGCCTCGCGCCACCCCCACTCCGCCGACATAGAGTTCTCCGGGCACGCCCACCGGAACCGGTCGTCGATGCCGATCCAACACATAGACGGACGACTCAGAAATCACGCGCCCGATCGGCACGTCCTGGCGCAACTCCTCCTGTAGCCCGAGACCCGTGAGATCCGACCAGGTGACGGCGACCGTCGTTTCCGTCGGCCCATAGGTATTCAACAACCGAACCCTACGACCGATCAATTTGGCCCATCGCTGCACGATCTGAGGAAGGACACGTTCTCCACCGATGATCACCGTCTTCACCGACTCCGGGAAGGCTAGTTGCTCCAACTCCATTCGAGTGACGACTTCATGCCAGTAGGCCGTCGGCAAGTCCAACAGTGTCAGCTGCCAGTCGCGGCATCGATCCAAGAAGCCCGACACCGAATCGATCATCATCTGAGTGCGCAGCACCAACGTCGCGCCCGTCGTGAGGCAGGGAAAAATTTCTTCGGCGGCGGTGTCGAAACTCATCGACGCAAATTGCAGCACCCGGTCGCGCGAGTGGACACCCGCGATCTCCGTGATCGCCCGCACATAGTTGGCGATCGATCGGTGCTCGATCATCACCCCCTTGGGCTGGCCGGTCGAACCGGAGGTGTAAATCACATACGCCAGATTCTCCGTAGCGTCCGTGCCTTCGATGGCATCGTCCGGGAAACGGGCGATTTGGTCCCATTCGGAATCGAGACAAATCGTGTGGGGGTTCGTCGCAGGCAGCCGGGCGAGTTGATCCTGCTGCGTCACCAACACCCGGACCTGGCTATCTCTCAGCATGTATTCCAAGCGGTCGGTCGGATAGTCGGCATCCAGGGGCAGGTAGGCCCCACCCGATTTGAGAATGCCGAGCATGCCGACGATCAAGTTGAGCGATCGTTCCAGGCAGAGGCCGACGACCACACCGGGTGCGACACCCCTCCGGCGGAGGTAGTGAGCCACACGGTTCGCGCGCGCATTCAACTCCCGATAGGTCAATTCCTGGTCGCCCTGTCGAACCGCGATCGCATCAGGGGTGCGCAACACCTGTGCTTCGATCTGGCGATGGAGGCACTGTGCCGGCGCCTGCAGTTCCGGAGACTGTCCCCACGTCAGGACTGTCTCGCGACACTCCGCCTCGGACATGAGAGGCAGTGAGCCGATCTGCGCGGCGGGGTCGGCGACAAGCCCCTCCAGCACCCGCAGGAAATGCTGCTGCATCCGTGCCATCCGGTCGGGCGTAAAGAGGTCGTCTTTGTATTCGAAGTAGCCGGTTAACCCCTGCTCCGATTCGGCGAGCTCAAGGCAGAGATCAAACTGCCCGCTCTGCTGGGGAATCACATAGGCCTCCCAGGCAGGCAGGCACGATTCAGAAACAGATGACGACGACCCACTCATCCGGCCATCGAGTTCCGAGAGCAACCGGAACTGTTGCAACACGAACAGGATTTGCCCCAAAGGGGCGCGTTGACGATCACGGGCCGGTCGCAAGTCCGACACGAGCCGCGCATAGGGATAGTCCTGATGATCGAGGGCTTCCAGCAGAGTACGCTTAGTCAGCGCCAGCAATTCGCGGCCGGTCGAATCGACCTGAACCGTCTCCCGCAACACGAGCATATTCACAAAATCACCGACGGTCCGGGCGAATCGAGACCGGCTTCGACCGAATACCGGAGTGACCACGGCTGTGTCTTCCACATTCGTGTAGCGATACAGCAGGGCGTGAAGCGCAGTCAGACAGACGGCATACAGTGTCGTGCCTTCCGCCTGCGCGAATGCCTTGAGCCGCTCCGTCAATGCCCGATCGATATGGATCGCCTGCCACGCATATCGGCCTGGCGCAACCGTCGTCTGCTGCCGATCGTAGAGCATGTCATAGTTCGGGAGTTCACCTGCCAGCCGCGCCTTCCAATACTGAGCCAGCCGACCGCCCTCAGCACTCTCCATCAACGCGCGATGCCAACCGATGAACGCACCGTAGGGGGCCGGCTGGCTGCCGAGTCCGTTCGGTCCATCCTGAGGCATGAATCCGTCGGAGGCGTAATTCCGCTTAAGGTCCTCGACCAGGTGGATCATCGACCAACCGTCCACGGCGATATGGTGCGCGACCAGCAGCAACCACGCCTGTTGTTTCCCCTTGAATAACGACGCCCTCCACAAAGGGCCGTGCGCCAGATTGAACGGACTCGCCGCCGCTTCCATGGCTTCCCGCCGCGAGCGCGCCCAATCCCATGTGGAGGCATCAATGACCGTCCAGATCAAAGGCAACCGGGCATGAATTCGTTGAACCGGCACCTCGTCCTGCGTTTCATAGGTCGTCCGAAGCGTCGCATGGCGCTCACCGAGTCGATCAAGCGCCTGTTCCAGTACGGCCTGATCCACGTTGAACGGCAGAGGCAGAATGACGGAGACGTTGGCGGCGGCGCTATCCGGAGCCAACTGGCTGAGGAACCACAGAGCAGCCTGATTCTCGGACAGTGGGGCGACATTCTCCGCTGTGAGATTCTGGCCACCGGCAGCAGTGAGTTCACTGCCTTCCCGGAGTATTCCCGCTTCGATGGTCGCAGCCAGATCGCCGAGTGTGGCACCTCCCAGGAGATGCTGCAACGAAAGCGGAACCTGGAATGACTCTTCCACGCGATGCGAGACCTCAGCGGTCATCAACGAATCGAGCCCCAGGAGATGTATCGGCCGGTCATGAACGATGGCCTCTCGGCTGCACCCGAGGCGATCGGCAATCATCCCCTGCACATCCTGCTCAATCTGCCGCCGCCGCGCATCGGACGAGAGCGCGCGCAGATCTTCCAGGTTCACGACGGTTGCTTGCGCCTGTGACAGGGGCGCCGGCAAGACACTCTTCCCGATGATGGAAAGTTGGCCGGTCAGAAATTGATCGCGGCAGGCCCGTCGTTGGAGTTTTCCACTCGACGTCTTCGGCAGGCTCCCGGCTTTGATAAAGATGACGGAGGAAACATGGAGGTCATGCTGTTCGGAGACAGCAGAACGAATCGCGGCAGCCAGATCATCGACGGCCAAGGCCGTTGCCTGGCGCTCGACCTCCTGCACCACCACCACCACTTCCTCCCCCGCATCCTGGACGGAGAAAGCCCCTGCGCCCCCGCCCCGAAACAGCCTGTGGCTTTGCTCTACGGTTCGCTCAATATCCTGCGGGTAGTGATTTCTGCCTCGAACGATGAGCAGGTCCTTCAAACGCCCGGTGACAAAGACTTCACCGTCTCTGACGAACCCGAGGTCACCGGTCCGCAGGAACGGCCCTTCTCCCGTATCGCGAAGTGTCGCGCCAAACGTGCGCGCAGTTTCCTCCGGATTGTTCCAATATCCCTGGGTGGTGCTGGCTCCGGCCAACCAGATTTCACCGACCTGTTGCACGGCACAGCGGGACAGGGTTTCCGGATGGGCGATGACCACCCGGGTATCACCCACCGGAGCACCGCATCCAACGACCTGCCGGACGGGAGCGATACCGGCCTTGG from Nitrospira sp. ND1 includes the following:
- a CDS encoding non-ribosomal peptide synthetase, which encodes MVRHPSLSIPPGETLLDVLRWRAEHQPEQPAYVFLRDGISPDTVLTYRQLDARARSIAGDLQSRFAPGDRLLLVYPPGLEFVQAFWGALYAGLVAVPVPPPDAYRAKVGVARVQRLAEDAGAAGALSTNQILELVRAQGTTIPLEQWVICDASRPDSTAQWRSIHPLPSTLAYLQYTSGSTSAPKGVMVSHGNMTAQSRCITEAGRYDADSVTLSWMPHFHDYGLVKGIVQPAWIGRPAYLMSPLTFLKRPLRWLEAIQRYHVTHSGAPNFAYRRCVETIAAEDRARLDLSGWQVASCGAEPIAHDTIDRFAEAFAPAGFRREAFFPAYGMAEYTLLISLKRESVAPTVLSLDPATLERGVVSEAKAGIAPVRQVVGCGAPVGDTRVVIAHPETLSRCAVQQVGEIWLAGASTTQGYWNNPEETARTFGATLRDTGEGPFLRTGDLGFVRDGEVFVTGRLKDLLIVRGRNHYPQDIERTVEQSHRLFRGGGAGAFSVQDAGEEVVVVVQEVERQATALAVDDLAAAIRSAVSEQHDLHVSSVIFIKAGSLPKTSSGKLQRRACRDQFLTGQLSIIGKSVLPAPLSQAQATVVNLEDLRALSSDARRRQIEQDVQGMIADRLGCSREAIVHDRPIHLLGLDSLMTAEVSHRVEESFQVPLSLQHLLGGATLGDLAATIEAGILREGSELTAAGGQNLTAENVAPLSENQAALWFLSQLAPDSAAANVSVILPLPFNVDQAVLEQALDRLGERHATLRTTYETQDEVPVQRIHARLPLIWTVIDASTWDWARSRREAMEAAASPFNLAHGPLWRASLFKGKQQAWLLLVAHHIAVDGWSMIHLVEDLKRNYASDGFMPQDGPNGLGSQPAPYGAFIGWHRALMESAEGGRLAQYWKARLAGELPNYDMLYDRQQTTVAPGRYAWQAIHIDRALTERLKAFAQAEGTTLYAVCLTALHALLYRYTNVEDTAVVTPVFGRSRSRFARTVGDFVNMLVLRETVQVDSTGRELLALTKRTLLEALDHQDYPYARLVSDLRPARDRQRAPLGQILFVLQQFRLLSELDGRMSGSSSSVSESCLPAWEAYVIPQQSGQFDLCLELAESEQGLTGYFEYKDDLFTPDRMARMQQHFLRVLEGLVADPAAQIGSLPLMSEAECRETVLTWGQSPELQAPAQCLHRQIEAQVLRTPDAIAVRQGDQELTYRELNARANRVAHYLRRRGVAPGVVVGLCLERSLNLIVGMLGILKSGGAYLPLDADYPTDRLEYMLRDSQVRVLVTQQDQLARLPATNPHTICLDSEWDQIARFPDDAIEGTDATENLAYVIYTSGSTGQPKGVMIEHRSIANYVRAITEIAGVHSRDRVLQFASMSFDTAAEEIFPCLTTGATLVLRTQMMIDSVSGFLDRCRDWQLTLLDLPTAYWHEVVTRMELEQLAFPESVKTVIIGGERVLPQIVQRWAKLIGRRVRLLNTYGPTETTVAVTWSDLTGLGLQEELRQDVPIGRVISESSVYVLDRHRRPVPVGVPGELYVGGVGVARGYRGRPELTDAKFIPDPFSSLPGARLYRTGDLVRWRPDGQLDYRGRVDRQVKIRGYRIELEEIEAVLNRHPDIERAVVEVREDQPGDKRIVAFMVPRPQNRLGLVQLREQLRSQLPAHMIPSMFVEMETLPLTVNGKVDRAALRVATDSRASKVDLTSEFLAPRTPTEQVLADIWGEILHVKDVGVHDNFFELGGHSLLATQLVSRVQALFRVVLPLRQVFERPTIATLAEVIKRSQEGVTQQAARDGRMMTKAAGGAPLPLSFAQERMWFLYQLSPTGAAYNIPASVRLHGPLNRAALRWGVAELVRRHDALRTTFATVDGQARQIVHTSLDPLWVEEDLRGLPREMREARALELATGEARRPFDLGQGPLLRVLLVQLGEEDHVLVVSTHHIISDQWSYGVIARELVKCYNAFCAGKPVAIQPDLAIQYADFAQWQRIWLTGSVLAEQLAHWKSKLTDLPVLALPADRPRLPIHSFKGDQVSLDLSWALVNRLKQLSVREGVTLYMVFLAGFFGLLHRLTQQRDLVIGTPIANRNRLEIEDLIGTFVNTLVLRTDVTGELTFRELLQKVKDLSLDAYAHQDIPFEKLVEELRPDRSQGGLPLVQVLFNFANTPFARTEFQHLSWTPYEVSRGAAQLDLGLSIDPLASRKAYLEFNTDLFDRTSAERWLAEYRQFMEVIAEHPEEKVGRVAILTEQEQHRILHEWNATDRPVERETCFPQLFEAQVGRTPDAIAVVCEGVELSYGELNRRANRLAHRLREQGVGPDVVVPVFLERSPDLLIGLLAVMKAGGAYLPLVPGLPIRRLAAMVEASHAAVLVTDSTLLGGLPQHQLRVVCLDGEAESLTRYSECNPEPLAKPEHLVYVLFTSGSTGQPKGVEIEHRALVNFLHSMQQEPGIGSRDVLLAITPLSFDIAGLELYLPLLVGARIILAGRLQAMEGAWLQRELDQGAVTMMQATPATWRMVLQSGWQGGRQLKVLCGGEALPRELAQELLARAGSAWNVYGPTETTIWSTLERVRTAERTISLGRPIANTQVYVLDLNREPVPVGIPGELYIGGMGLARGYRGAPQLTAERFVSSPFRAGERLYRTGDQVKWLPDGRLDYIGRIDYQVKLRGFRIELGEIEAVLADDPTVKQAVVIVREDAPGDKRLVAYVVAREGRRCDPQALRRALRDMVPDYMVPAAIVPLNEFPLTSNGKVDRGALPAPVAEPVHDSAQPIEPRNRVELQLVAIWEQVLGITPIGVRDNFFALGGYSLLALRMFSAIEQTFSIRLPMAVLFQAPTIEQLADVLAGEGCTVRWRSLVAIQPEGKNPPFFAVPGVGGNVLVFARLAKLLGDAQPFYGLQARGLDGKEKPFMRVEEMAAHYIEEIRSIQPHGPYLIGGTCTGGLAAYEIAQQLMAQGEQVILAVMESWHPRSYLTHWSRPPYLLWPILFVWMKITTYLRLMRRLPIQEWPSFWRGKLKRIWNLMHHTEAAEHQDEFLYKDQVTYATFHAVARYDLKPFRGQVLNVIASKHPLTNSSDDTRLVFGESALGMSRTIYLPAEDSGRLFVAPHVQELAHHLKTFWQEAWATLRNKSEDQGKGPSSRAA